The following nucleotide sequence is from Coffea eugenioides isolate CCC68of chromosome 10, Ceug_1.0, whole genome shotgun sequence.
GCTGAAGAGACAAAGTTCACATTCgttttggattgtgattttttttccttttttattcaTTGCCATAGGTGTTAGCAGTAATTTGCACATTAGGTTTTAAATTAAGTCAGAGGAACTTTTTTCAATTGTGAACGATTTTTATCATTTGTAGTCACGGCGGATTAAGGTGGGGCACTGGGCACGGGCCCATTGCTCCccttaaatttttataatattcaTAAAACTTTGATATAATCTCGAGTGTGTCTTCGAAATTTTCTTACGAACGAAGTGAAAGAAATACGTGGTCCTCTAAGTTAATCATGAATCAATATTATAAAAGAATATGTAGGccaaaaaatttcatttgaagtaaattaaaaaaaattcttttcatTTCAACTTGTTGATGAATATTTTTTGgcttaaaaaattagaaaaagagtaggtaaaaaattttagtattaCTTTTGCCCTCACTGAGAATTTTTTCTGACTCCGCCACTTTTTGTAGTGTTAATATGGTATGATAAGTAAAAGTGCATATTTGATTTTCAATAATGCAATCATAAACTCAATTTGCTTATATTAAGATGTTTTTTTATTGTAAATCTCTTCTTTACTCAGGAAAAATGCATGGAGAGGATTTCTAAGAAAACTGACAATTCAAACAAGGCCACTAATACCCTAATGACCTCATTTCTCCTGgagttttaatttttacttcttgcTATTAATAGAAGAAATATTTTGGACGCTGCTCTAGAATTGCCGGTATTCATCTAacgacccaaaaaaaaaagaaaagggccaTTCTGGACTTTGTAGTTGAACTTGCACCCACCTTTCTTGTGAAGACCTTTTCTAAGCATCCACGCATCCAACACCACTCCTGATTCCTCCCACCCTCCCCCTTATTACTATTGCTTACTGTTCATTCCCATATTCAAAAGTTCAAAACTGAAGCATAAATAAGGCTCGCTCTCTATACAACTGCTCTGGCGCTGTCCAAAACAATTCAAACATTTGCTCCTCCTATTTAAATTCTTCGCTtcagtccttttttttttttttagttattatTAGCTATTCAGAAGCTCCCTTGCTTTCAACAGATGCTCTCAAAAATTAGGAGTTTATTTGTAAGTGAAAATAGGTAGCTGAATTAGCGATGGCGGCAGAGCCGAGCCGGAACTCGTTGACGGAAACCGGAATTCCCACCGGCTTGAACCGGATTAAGACTCGGCGAGTGGCATCGTCGAAGGACAAGGAGAGGAGAAGCTCGACAACTGAAGATTCTGAGAAATTGAACGCTGACTCTCCTGGCTCCTTGCGGCCTTATGTCAAGCAGAAGTTCGGAGCTCTGGTTAAAGGACGTGTGAGAATCAACAGTCCTCGAGAAGGTTCGAGTTATtttgcgtttttttttttttaatcttccaAATTTGGATAaggaaataattaattaaacttGTACATGCAGTACATAGAATTATTTCCTGTTTAAAAGAGAAATATACGAACGTCATGCAGACGTGAAGATGTTTGCTGTAGTTATGGAAGTAGCGGAGGCGttgattttggtaatttttgagaaGTGGTGGAGAGAGGCTATTTGTGGATCGTAATCACGTGAATTTAATGTTTTTACCTATTATCTGCTGTTGTTTTGTTTGTCAAAATCATTGTCATGATAACTTTGTTAAAATGAAAACGATAGAGTAGAAGAAAGAATACTCCACTATGTGTGCATACCTATTtaacttttaaatttctttttttattttgtcctAATTATTGAGCTCAAGTGTCAACTTAGTGTTACTTCATTTGCTGGTGATTTATTCTGGTATCTGAAATTCCGAATTGATGAAGTTAAATTTACCTGTTTTTGGCAGAACTATCGTCGTAAACATCCAGTGAGTTAATGACGCTTTAGTAGTCTCATGGAACAGTATCTGATGTTTCAAATTAGTTCCTCGTGATAGGGTGATTCATAATTTACTAAGTCgcgtttatttatttatgttgcAGTAGCACGTTTTCCTTTAGAAATTATTTTAAGCAGTGTGTTAGGCTAAGCTAGGTAGACCACTATTGTCATGATGGTCGTGGTCCTCGGCGATAAGCATTGGAAGCCATTGCTCTGGTTGAAATATAAGCTTGAGTACTTGTTAGATCTCTGCAGCCCTATGATCACCAGTTTAGCGTTGTCGCTTAGGAACAGATGATGTAACATCTGGAGCAATAATCATCTGTCCATACGGTGAACTGTCATACCTCAGCAACAACAGAGGAATAAGACACATTTACTTTACAATGAATGTCAGCAGTATCTTGCTATTCATCTGAGCAATTCAGGAGGGGTAAAGACAAGGACACAGATATGTTGTGAGTTTATGGTTTCTTAGTGTAGTGGAAGTTATGGTCTATGTATGTGGTTGGCTCCATGAAATCACCATGGGCTTTAATCTGCCAAAAATCTGTTATATAATGCTTGAGGATCCATAGTTTGCAAAGGGATGCTGCTTAATAAATTAACACTGTCAGATGACTTCCTGTACAACCTCTCTTGGCTGAAGATATTAATATCACCTGTCGGTTCAGTTTTGTTGTACTGTTAAGTCTCCAGTAGTCACTTCAGTCCCTTTAGATTTACAACACATCCACAAGCTTTAACTGCAATCATGCCTGTTTTGGAGGTATGATATTGTTCAGATTCTTATTCTCAAGATTGATAGGATGAGCAGAACCAAGTCCTTCACTTCATTTTTCCTCTGATGATAATTTTCTACCTTTTTATTCGAAATATGTTATTTAGAAGTcattgttgaatcttgattgaTGGATgtcaaatgaatgatatattaatattataaaGTTGAACGTCTAAATGGTGTAGGACTGAAAACCAAGAGAAGAGCTAGGTGGTTTACTTCACATCTCTCTAAGGATTCTGATCAAGTGGCAGATGATGTGCCCCAACAGCTGGAGGTGATATTTGCAGATATATCTAGCTTGCGTGACTGTATCTCCACCTTGTTTGAATCTGAATGTTGATGTCACTAAGCTGGTCATGTAACCTTGCAGTGTAATGATTCTCAAACTGGACAGGTACGCACAATGATGAAGCATACAACTGCAAAACAATCTGCATTAGAAGTCACAAGCAACCATAAAATGCACAAAGGTCTGAAAAGTTTTTCACACGAATTAGGTCCAAAAGGTGGCATCCCATCTGTGCAGCCTCGTGCTCGAAGTTTCAATGATATGAAGGTACAAGTAACTGCAGAGTACCAGCTTCTTAAATTGTGTTGTACAACATGATGTAAAACTCAAACACGACTCCCTTGAGCCTTCATTGGTTTCTTTTCCATACATCTGAATTCAGGAGCTGCTCAGATCATTGCATTCAAGGTTCGATGCTGCCAAAGAAGTGGTCAACACAGAGCTTGACTGTTTCTCAAAGGAGTTAATGGAGATACTGCAGGATGATTCCTTGTCGCAGGAAGGTCATAGAATGGCAGAGCAACTTCTCATTCTTGCCCAAGAATGCACTGAAATGGCCGCCTCCAAGTTTCGAACCAAATGTGAAGAGATTGTCCAAGATTTGACTGCAAAGAGGCAGCAATGTCAAGCAGGATTGTTGAAATGGTTGTTGACACGCATGCTTTTCATATTGACAAGGTGCACAAGATTGTTGCATTTTGAGAAGGATGCTGAGCCAGTTGATGGAAAATCTCTCCACAAGTTCCAAGAATGTTTGAAAAGCATTCCTTCTATTGAAGTAAATTGGTTTGTCAATCAAGAGATGGCTGGTTCTGAGTCAGATTATGCTATAAACCTTAAGAATGATTCTAAAAGAAACCTTCAGAAGAGAAATCATGCGTATACTCTCTTTCGACCTTCCCAGCACAGGTTTGAAGCAGCTGTTCAACAGGTTGATGCAATGTTTCCAAAAGATTTCACGAGCATTGGACAAAATTTACCTTCTGAGACCTCCCGTGTCCTTCCCAATGTCCAAGAAGTGGATGAATTGGGTGGCAGATTTAGTGAAAAATCAACTAACAGAGCTAGCATTAACGTGTCTAAGGAGCAGGAAAATTATATGGAGGATTCTAATCTAGTAATATGCAGGATATGTGAGGAACTCGTTCCTATTACTCATCTGGAGTCTCATTCATATATATGTGCCTATGCAGACAAATGTTATCTGAATTCTTTAGATGTAAATGAGCGTCTTATAAGACTTGCAGAGCTACTGGAACAGCTAGTAGAGTCTCGTAATCTCAGCATTCAAGCTACAGATGAGAGCCCTGAATATTCAAGGATGCAATTAGCAGATTCTGCAGTAGCATCTGAAGTTTATTCGCCTAAGGTAAATGAATTCCGGAATAGGGGGATGGATGGGATGTTTGAGGATATTCATGAGATGGACACTGCCTGTATAGAAGATTCCCAAATCGCAAGTTTTATTAACTCCAAAGGCTACTGGGGCAGCAAGCTCAATCTTTATGGTCCACCTTCTTCAACTGGGAGCATGACATCAGCCTCATCAACAAATACTCCTAGGGCTGGAAGTTTTGACCTATTCTGGCTAGATCACAATAATCCATCTGAGTTGGAGGATGTAAAACAGGTTGTTCATCCTGAATTGATCTATGCATGTTGGTTGACAGGCCATCTTTTGAATAATTGTGAAGTGCCTGAAAACTAATATATAGCCAAAAAGAAGCAATAACAGTGGTTATCTGCTTTTAAAAAGACAAGTAGGAAAGGAAAATTTTTGGAGTTAGTCTTTTTCCAGTGACTTTAGAGGTTGTTCTGCTAGTCTATCATTTACTGTTActattttttggtttttttcttTGTTGGTATGTATTAATAATTGGATATCCATTTTGATTCCATTAGCTTAAAATAATTGAGTGCAACATGTGGAAAAGAATCTTACATGTTCTAATGCTCAAGTTTCATTTCAGATGGCTGACCTTGCGGACATTGCTCGCTGTGTGGCAGGCACTGATCTTTCAGATGAAGGATCCAATGAATTTCTACTTGCTTGCATGGAAGATTTGCAGGATGTACTGCAACAGAGCAAGCTCAGAGCTCTTGTTGTAGATACGTTCGGTGGTCGAATAGAAAATCTTCTGCGGTAATTTTAAGTCCCATACAAGACAAGAAAcataaaatggaaaataaaGATAGAACTTTGAAGCTACCAACAAATGCTACATTTATGCAGAGAGAAATTTTTACTTGCTTGCAATCTGGTGGACCCAAAAAGTGATATTCAGCGTCCAGAAAGTGCCAAAATGCTGCTGGATAATGGATCTCAGAGTAGTACAATCTCTACACCTTCACATCCCTTGCATAAAGAACGAACaagtattgatgattttgaaatTATCAAGCCCATCAGTAGGGGAGCCTTTGGTAAAGTCTATCTGGCTCGAAAGCGAACAACTGGGGATTTGTTTGCAATTAAGGTACTCTTCAATCAATCCAacacttgaattttttttttcccccaacACTTTCAGTTGTTGGAACTGTAGCTGTAAACATCATAGTTTGATACTTTATGGCAGAATGTGTGGAGATTTTAGCTTGTATTTATGGAATTGATTTCAGGTTATAGTTTCAAATTGGGAAGTTTTAATGTTATCTATAAGAAGTTGGTTCTATTATATAATTGAATTAACTTGTTGCaattgaaattttgggattcatTTGACATACTGTGGAGACAATATGATTTGACATCTGCAATCAATTGATGGTACAATATCATCAGCCAAAGGATGGGGTTGGGTTGggtcttttgttttttcctttggtGGGGCCATGTGCTGTGGGGTGGGCTTGGGGTTGGGGTTATATGACCTAGCATGATCTACTTACAAGTCTTCCTGTCTAACTAAAGTTTATCTTTGTTTAGATGGGCATAGGTTTCAAAAATGTTCTCCCCTGTTTGATGTCCTTTGTTGTCAAAATATAGTCgttctagatttttttttttgcattggGAGTCACAAAGGACATATGACCCATTcgactaaaaataaaaaaaattgtagcaccaatgtatataatttaagtTGTAAGGATTGTCTGCTTGTTCTGGATTAGATAGAAGGTAACTTCTCATGGTGCTGCTTGAGCACCTTTAGTTGTTGCTGTGTACTTGTGGACAAGAACCCTCTCTCCTTTCCTCCTTATATTTTTCACTGTAGAACCTGTATGTTCTTTTGAACTCATCACGGGGGGATGAAATTAGGCTCTTTGTAGCAAGTATTTTAACCACTATCCCACAATCACAAGGCATGTAAAAATGTAACTTCTCGTTGATTTTTAACTTTAATTTATAGGACCAGAAAGTATGTTTGAAACTGTAGTATTGTTAGAAGTGCCAATTTTTTACTCATCAAGATTGTAGATTATGTTGGCTTGTGAAATTTTTGGTAATGTCCATCACCTCATATATAGCTGTCATTTAGTTAGGTGTTATGCACTTTTAAGTCTATTCTTGAGGTAATGTACTTTGTCGCTTTGTTTAGGTGCTCAAGAAAATGGACATGTTGCGGAAGAATGATATTGACCGTATTTTGGCAGAGCGAAACATCTTGATAACTGTACGGAATCCTTTTGTGGTAATGTCCAATTTCTCTCTTTTGTAACATCTTGATAACTGTACGGAATCCTTCTGTGGTAATAtccaatttctcttttttttttaattcattaattatttttgtAGCTCATGCTTCAGTGCTGTTTCAAATATGTTTTATTCTTGGTCCTCATGCCACTCATGCTGCTTCAATTCTACTATATCTGTCGTATTTCTTAGTGAAAGAACCATGTACTTGAACATTCAACTGTTGGGGCTGTTAATGCTCTCCAGTTTGAGCCGTTGGAAGTATGACACAGCATAATTCTGGATGTCTGATCTTGTCCCTGCAGGTTCGGTTCTTCTATTCATTTACCAGTACGGACCATCTTTACTTGGTAATGGAATACCTAAATGGTGGAGATTTGTACTCTTTGCTTCAGAAAGTTGGTTGCCTTGAAGAAGATGTGGCTCGTATATATATTTCAGAATTGGTACGACAAATTAATCCTGTGGATAAATTTTTGAATCCAAATTGGGATGCTTTCAGGTCCTTGCAACTTTCTAATCCAAATTGGGATGCTTTCAGGTCCTTGCATTGGAATACCTTCATTCTCTGGGAATTGTGCATCGTGATCTGAAACCAGACAACATATTAATTGCACATGATGGGCATATCAAGGTATGATAGCACAGTGTGTGTGAAATATATATGCTACAACCTGAAAGAGGAAAATCATATGCAGTGTTGTATGGCTTTCTATAAATCATAGCAATGCATTTCCTCTTTATGCAAGTTTGGTTTGACAGAATAGAGATGttaaaatacatcaaaagttttACAAGTCTGAATTGACTTTATTTCTTTTGGTCAAAAGTATCAAAACAAAACTTGTTATAAACCATTTTATTTACCAGATTTGCTAAGGTTAGTCTAAATCTGTATTTAGGACAAACTAGTaatggttattttattttatttttggggtGGGGGGGCATTTGGGAGAGGGGAAGTTCTAAGTgaggaagaaaaatggaaatcaCAAGAAAGAAGTGtttcagaaacacaagtatgtTTCAATTGTGAGTTACTTGTGCAAGTCCAGTACCCATCATTGTGGTGATAAAATTCTAAAACAGATTATTTGACCAGCTTACAGATTTTGGGCTGTCAAAGATTGGTCTTATGAACAGTACAAGTGATTTATCAAGATGTGAGACAAAGGAAAATAATGTTTCGGGTGATCATGGTCAGAACAATCCAGATACTGTTGATAGATGTCAGCGATCAGCTGTTGGCACTCCAGACTACTTGGCACCTGAAATTCTTCTTGGAACACAACATGGTCCAGAGGCTAACTGCTCCCTTCTCTCCATTTGAAGCATTCTCCTTCCAGAAACAGTTCAAAGTTATTCAATGAAGCCTAAGTTGTACAAtcatttttgggtcatttctGCAGGTTATGCGGCAGACTGGTGGTCTGTTGGAATTATACTATTTGAACTCATTACAGGATTTCCACCGTTCACTGCTGAACTTCCAGAGGTAGTATTCATTTGAGTAGGCTTTTAATGTTTTTGGACGTCAGAGCAACTGATTACAAAAGTAGGCAAACTGGACTGTGGAATGTTTGCCATGCATATGCGTTACCTAATTCTTCTTATAAATTCTTTATTAATCCCTGTATGAGCAAACATTAAATAGTTTTACTTTGTGCAAACTGGactctggattttttttttaaaaaatttttcatgcatcattAAGATGAGGAAATGCATCATAGACTAAGCCCGTATTGCTTTTTATCGGCTGTGGAATGTTTTCCATGCATATGCGTTGCCTAATTCTTCTTATAAATTCTTTATTAATCCCTGTATGACCAAACATTAAATAGTTTTACTTTGTGCAGTGAGAGTTACTATATTTTTTCTCACTCCAGTTGTCCATGCTCTTGGCTGGACAGATAATCTTTGACAATATACTAAACAGGAGTATTCCTTGGCCTTCTGTTCCTATTGAGATGTCCCACGAAGCCCAAGACTTGATTGACAGGTTAGTTTGTACAAATTGTTATATGTCGTGAGATTGTATTTGTAACATGCAGTATTTTATCAGCACTATAGATGCCTTTTCCCATGTCTCAGAATAAGCAAGGCATTATCTCGAACATTTTACATAgtttgaatttttgattttatagTTGATATAACatggtttttcttctttgttaCATTTTGCATGATTGCTGACAGAATATTACACGAAAATTACCATTTTAGGTTCATGGATTTAACACTTAAAGAATAGGGCTCTCCAAGTCAGCGTGTTACCCTCTCTTCTGTTGAGTTTCTTGAGTAAAAGGAGGGAACCTCTCGATTACATGTAATTTAAGCCAAGGCTATCTGATATTTGGGTGAATCTATGTTTTTAAACTAAGGAAAATTTACACTGATGACTTTGGCTGTTAAAACTGGTAGCTGACTTCTTGCAATagtttgttttttctttttgcctcgCCTCGCCTCGCCTCTGTTCTGTGTCAACTACTAGACTACCTGTTCCACGACTGATGTCAAATCAATCTTGTAGGTTTCTTGACCATGACCCAGATCTGCGGCTTGGAGCAAAGGGAGCATCAGAGGTTTAAATGATCTTGCTTAATTTGTTGTCAAATTAAAATTCTCTATTTGTTCTGATCACTGAGAAAATAAGTAGTTGTGCATTCCAAAGATAATCTAATATTTCCTTGATCCTTGCACAGGTCAAAGCACATCCCTTTTTCAGGGGAGTTGACTGGGACAATCTAGCTTTACAAAAGGTCAGCACTGGAAATATATTTTGCGCTTGTTCCTTTGTGTTGCATTTTCATGTTTGGAGTGGTTAATtatgagctttttttttttttagctgtTTTTCTGCAGAATGTGGTCATTTTCAGCTTTTGTTTGCACAAATTTCTTGAGGAGAAAAAGGATTGTCTTGAATTTAAGAAAAAACTTTCAGAATGCTGTTTATTAATCTAGTATTTAGGCATTTCTTTAAATTGCTTGGTTACGGTCACCATTTTCCCCATATTATTTACTAACTGCCAGTGATTGTTTTCATAGGCTGCCTTTGTACCACAACCTGAAAGTATGGATGACACAAGCTATTTTGTCTCCCGGTATAATTCGATTGGACTACAGGATGATGGGGATTGTAGTGATACTGCTTCTGATGTTTCTGATTTGTGCTCAAATTCTGGGCTTGAGGTATATCAGCTCGGTCCTTGATTGCTATCTTTACTCAAATATACACATTGCAAAATGCTAACACTTTTATCTGCAAAGGCTTGGAATCTCAAATTAGAATTAAAATGAAAATTGTGTGCTTACTGTCTGATCTTATGTCATTTCAATTCAACATCCTTCCTAGGCATTAGTTGAAGACATGTCTAAATGTTCAATCATGCCTCTGGTGGCCTGTAGTCAAGCATGTGATCTCTAACTACTTTTGATTTTACATCCGGAACTGTAATGAACTTATTGCTTTTCTGTGTCTTCATTGTGGGTTTGTGAATAATTCCATTTGCAGGGATCAACAAGGGTGGAGTGGGGAACCATTATCTGTTGTGTGTGTGTATCGCTAGATATGCAAGAATCTGCTCCTTGTTACCTACTGTTTTTTTGCTTGTCCATGAAGTATGGTTCTGGTTACATTTATGCTTGTTCGAAGTGTAGATGAATATTTCGATTTTCACTTAACCTGTTAAGCAACGGCTACAATGCCTCCTTGATGGAATCTATGATTAATGCACTTTGGAGAAAGACAAATGTATCCTATTTGATGGACAATTATAAACTtccctttcctcttttttcctttACAGAAGATGGACGAATGTGGTGATCTTGCTGAGTTCGATTCTTCTCCTCTTGATCTTTCTTCGATTAATTTTTCCTTCAAGGTAACTTCTATTTTGGAAATGCAAAACACACTTTCGGTTTACATTTTTTGAAC
It contains:
- the LOC113749120 gene encoding probable serine/threonine protein kinase IRE4 isoform X2, which codes for MAAEPSRNSLTETGIPTGLNRIKTRRVASSKDKERRSSTTEDSEKLNADSPGSLRPYVKQKFGALVKGRVRINSPREGLKTKRRARWFTSHLSKDSDQVADDVPQQLEVRTMMKHTTAKQSALEVTSNHKMHKGLKSFSHELGPKGGIPSVQPRARSFNDMKELLRSLHSRFDAAKEVVNTELDCFSKELMEILQDDSLSQEGHRMAEQLLILAQECTEMAASKFRTKCEEIVQDLTAKRQQCQAGLLKWLLTRMLFILTRCTRLLHFEKDAEPVDGKSLHKFQECLKSIPSIEVNWFVNQEMAGSESDYAINLKNDSKRNLQKRNHAYTLFRPSQHRFEAAVQQVDAMFPKDFTSIGQNLPSETSRVLPNVQEVDELGGRFSEKSTNRASINVSKEQENYMEDSNLVICRICEELVPITHLESHSYICAYADKCYLNSLDVNERLIRLAELLEQLVESRNLSIQATDESPEYSRMQLADSAVASEVYSPKVNEFRNRGMDGMFEDIHEMDTACIEDSQIASFINSKGYWGSKLNLYGPPSSTGSMTSASSTNTPRAGSFDLFWLDHNNPSELEDVKQMADLADIARCVAGTDLSDEGSNEFLLACMEDLQDVLQQSKLRALVVDTFGGRIENLLREKFLLACNLVDPKSDIQRPESAKMLLDNGSQSSTISTPSHPLHKERTSIDDFEIIKPISRGAFGKVYLARKRTTGDLFAIKVLKKMDMLRKNDIDRILAERNILITVRNPFVVRFFYSFTSTDHLYLVMEYLNGGDLYSLLQKVGCLEEDVARIYISELVLALEYLHSLGIVHRDLKPDNILIAHDGHIKLTDFGLSKIGLMNSTSDLSRCETKENNVSGDHGQNNPDTVDRCQRSAVGTPDYLAPEILLGTQHGYAADWWSVGIILFELITGFPPFTAELPEIIFDNILNRSIPWPSVPIEMSHEAQDLIDRFLDHDPDLRLGAKGASEVKAHPFFRGVDWDNLALQKAAFVPQPESMDDTSYFVSRYNSIGLQDDGDCSDTASDVSDLCSNSGLEKMDECGDLAEFDSSPLDLSSINFSFKNLSQLASINHDVLLQGGKDSSKCSSPSRNPEK
- the LOC113749120 gene encoding probable serine/threonine protein kinase IRE4 isoform X1, translating into MAAEPSRNSLTETGIPTGLNRIKTRRVASSKDKERRSSTTEDSEKLNADSPGSLRPYVKQKFGALVKGRVRINSPREGLKTKRRARWFTSHLSKDSDQVADDVPQQLECNDSQTGQVRTMMKHTTAKQSALEVTSNHKMHKGLKSFSHELGPKGGIPSVQPRARSFNDMKELLRSLHSRFDAAKEVVNTELDCFSKELMEILQDDSLSQEGHRMAEQLLILAQECTEMAASKFRTKCEEIVQDLTAKRQQCQAGLLKWLLTRMLFILTRCTRLLHFEKDAEPVDGKSLHKFQECLKSIPSIEVNWFVNQEMAGSESDYAINLKNDSKRNLQKRNHAYTLFRPSQHRFEAAVQQVDAMFPKDFTSIGQNLPSETSRVLPNVQEVDELGGRFSEKSTNRASINVSKEQENYMEDSNLVICRICEELVPITHLESHSYICAYADKCYLNSLDVNERLIRLAELLEQLVESRNLSIQATDESPEYSRMQLADSAVASEVYSPKVNEFRNRGMDGMFEDIHEMDTACIEDSQIASFINSKGYWGSKLNLYGPPSSTGSMTSASSTNTPRAGSFDLFWLDHNNPSELEDVKQMADLADIARCVAGTDLSDEGSNEFLLACMEDLQDVLQQSKLRALVVDTFGGRIENLLREKFLLACNLVDPKSDIQRPESAKMLLDNGSQSSTISTPSHPLHKERTSIDDFEIIKPISRGAFGKVYLARKRTTGDLFAIKVLKKMDMLRKNDIDRILAERNILITVRNPFVVRFFYSFTSTDHLYLVMEYLNGGDLYSLLQKVGCLEEDVARIYISELVLALEYLHSLGIVHRDLKPDNILIAHDGHIKLTDFGLSKIGLMNSTSDLSRCETKENNVSGDHGQNNPDTVDRCQRSAVGTPDYLAPEILLGTQHGYAADWWSVGIILFELITGFPPFTAELPEIIFDNILNRSIPWPSVPIEMSHEAQDLIDRFLDHDPDLRLGAKGASEVKAHPFFRGVDWDNLALQKAAFVPQPESMDDTSYFVSRYNSIGLQDDGDCSDTASDVSDLCSNSGLEKMDECGDLAEFDSSPLDLSSINFSFKNLSQLASINHDVLLQGGKDSSKCSSPSRNPEK